In Cyprinus carpio isolate SPL01 chromosome A1, ASM1834038v1, whole genome shotgun sequence, the following proteins share a genomic window:
- the LOC122146424 gene encoding meteorin-like protein encodes MAICTSDFVVRGSVHHVEEEEDEGEASVVLSLSHVYRQKSRVFVSGGGERGRGRWTGRVKTPRRCGPRAGQGELLFTGAVRFQEAWLGCAALYEDFIRLYRASLDAGTNPCHIDTD; translated from the exons ATGGCGATCTGCACCAGTGACTTCG TGGTGCGCGGCAGTGTTCATCacgtggaggaggaggaggatgaaggtgAGGCGTCAGTGGTGTTGTCGTTGAGTCACGTGTACCGTCAGAAGAGCCGTGTGTTTGTGTCCGGTGGCGGGGAGCGCGGGCGCGGACGGTGGACGGGTCGTGTGAAGACACCGCGGCGGTGCGGCCCGCGAGCAGGACAGGGCGAGCTCCTCTTCACGGGCGCCGTGCGGTTCCAGGAAGCGTGGCTGGGATGTGCTGCTCTCTATGAAGACTTCATCAGACTCTACCGAGCGTCTCTGGACGCGGGAACAAACCCCTGCCACATAGACACAGACTGA